In one window of Rhinopithecus roxellana isolate Shanxi Qingling chromosome 15, ASM756505v1, whole genome shotgun sequence DNA:
- the LOC104679442 gene encoding LOW QUALITY PROTEIN: olfactory receptor 5AN1 (The sequence of the model RefSeq protein was modified relative to this genomic sequence to represent the inferred CDS: deleted 1 base in 1 codon) — translation MTRGGNITEITYFVLLGFSDFPRIVTVLFTTFLVIYITSLAWNLSLIVLIRMDSHLHTPMYFFLSNLSFIDVCYISSTVPKMLSNFLQEEQTITFVDCIIQYFIFSTMGLSESCLMTAMAYDRYAAICNPLLYSSIMSPTLCVWIVLGAYMTGLTASLSQIGALLQLHFCGSNVIRHFFCDMPQLLILSCTDTFFVQVMTAILTMFFGIASALVIMISYGYIGISIMKITSAKGRSKAFNTCASHLTAVSLFYTSGIFVYLSSSSGGSSSFDRFASVFYTVVIPMLNPLIYSLRNKEIKDALKRLQKRRCC, via the exons ATGACTAGGGGAGGAAATATTACAGAAATCACATATTTCGTCCTGCTGGGATTCTCAGATTTTCCCAGGATC GTAACAGTGCTCTTCACTACATTCCTGGTGATCTACATTACATCTCTGGCCTGGAACCTGTCCCTCATTGTTTTAATAAGGATGGATTCTCACCTCCATACACCCATGTATTTCTTCCTCAGTAACCTGTCCTTCATAGATGTCTGCTATATCAGCTCCACAGTCCCCAAGATGCTCTCCAACTTCTTACAGGAAGAGCAAACTATCACTTTTGTTGATTGTATTATTCAGTACTTTATCTTTTCAACAATGGGACTGAGTGAGTCTTGTCTCATGACGGCCATGGCTTATGATCGTTATGCCGCCATTTGTAATCCCCTGCTCTATTCATCCATCATGTCACCCACCCTCTGTGTTTGGATAGTACTGGGAGCCTACATGACTGGCCTCACTGCTTCTTTATCCCAAATTGGTGCTTTGCTTCAACTCCACTTCTGTGGGTCTAATGTCATCAGACATTTCTTCTGTGATATGCCCCAACTGTTAATCTTGTCCTGTACTGACACTTTCTTTGTACAGGTCATGACTGCTATATTAACCATGTTCTTTGGGATAGCAAGTGCCCTAGTTATCATGATCTCCTATGGCTATATTGGCATCTCCATCATGAAGATCACTTCAGCTAAAGGCAGGTCTAAGGCATTCAACACCTGTGCTTCTCATCTAACAGCTGTTTCCCTCTTCTATACATCAGGAATCTTTGTCTATTTGAGTTCCAGCTCTGGAGGTTCTTCCAGCTTTGACAGATTTGCATCAGTTTTCTACACCGTGGTCATTCCCATGTTAAATCCCTTGATTTACAGTTTGAGgaacaaagaaattaaagatgccTTGAAGAGGTTGCAAAAGAGAAGGTGCTGCTGA